The following proteins are encoded in a genomic region of Triticum dicoccoides isolate Atlit2015 ecotype Zavitan chromosome 1B, WEW_v2.0, whole genome shotgun sequence:
- the LOC119349422 gene encoding NADPH-dependent aldehyde reductase-like protein, chloroplastic has translation MSGAADTAAAAAVAAVAGSSGPAALPLSGRVAIVTGASRGIGRAIAAHLSSLGASVVLGYAASAAEADALAAELPRAVAVKANVSEEAGVRSLFDAAESAFGCAAPHIIVANAGVLGDKYPPLADTATADFDRVFAVNTRGAFLCLREAANRLPRGGGGRIVAVTSSVVGSNPTGYSAYTASKAAVEAMVRTMAKELKGTRVTANCVAPGATATDMFFAGKSNETVRRTAEMNPMERLGEAGDIAPVVGFLCTDAAEWVNGQVIRVNGGYV, from the coding sequence ATGTCTGGTGCCGCTGACACAGCtgcggccgccgccgtcgccgccgtcgccggctcATCGGGTCCCGCGGCGTTGCCGCTCAGCGGACGCGTGGCCATCGTGACCGGCGCGTCGCGCGGCATCGGGCGAGCCATCGCGGCCCACCTCTCCTCCCTCGGCGCAAGCGTCGTCCTGGGCTACGCGGCCAGCGCGGCCGAGGCCGACGCGCTCGCCGCAGAGCTCCCACGAGCCGTCGCCGTGAAGGCCAACGTGTCCGAAGAGGCCGGCGTGCGCTCCCTCTTCGACGCCGCCGAGTCGGCCTTCGGCTGCGCGGCGCCGCACATCATAGTCGCCAACGCCGGCGTGCTCGGCGACAAGTACCCGCCCCTCGCCGACACCGCCACGGCGGACTTCGACCGCGTGTTCGCCGTCAACACGCGCGGCGCCTTCCTCTGCCTCCGCGAGGCCGCCAACCGGCTGCcccgtggcggcggcggccggatcgTGGCCGTGACGTCGTCCGTGGTCGGGTCGAACCCGACGGGGTACTCCGCCTACACGGCGTCCAAGGCGGCCGTGGAGGCGATGGTGCGTACCATGGCCAAGGAGCTCAAGGGCACGCGCGTGACGGCCAACTGCGTGGCTCCGGGGGCCACGGCCACGGACATGTTCTTCGCCGGGAAGAGCAACGAGACGGTGAGGCGGACCGCGGAGATGAACCCGATGGAGcggctcggggaggccggcgacATCGCACCAGTGGTCGGCTTCCTCTGCACTGACGCCGCCGAGTGGGTCAACGGGCAGGTCATCAGGGTCAACGGCGGGTACGTCTGA